In the Geovibrio ferrireducens genome, one interval contains:
- a CDS encoding PepSY-associated TM helix domain-containing protein, with product MKEKFRQSMGWLHTWSGLILGWLIFVIFFTGTLSYFRHEITHWMQPETHGSVKFDPAAVDKAVDYLKNNAPDEAAGWLIALPDERTKTIEASWRVLRIDPKYGIRPEITQNFLDASTGENTNARKTHGGEFLYRFHIELYGMDKTLGRWIIGIATMALFIAIITGIILHKRIFKDFFVFRGNKGVRSWIDAHIFAAVLALPYHIMITYSGLLLLMMILLPWNTEEFLREYKEMRAKMMSQPVEVIPSDYEAYPPVSLVPLLKDAEERLGEKIGRIYISNPGRRNMTAQLVPSRSDKITYTDRSRSAEAVVSYNLRNGRFYGEMTSEPVSAAYSIFNAFSTLHVARFADTFMRWLFFISGVMGTVMTATGLIIWTQKKAKAADKPFGRKLVEVLNIGGITGLAAATAAYFWANRFVPAAAENRMSLELWAFFGVWALTFIHPAIRDRKKAWVDQLWLCAGLYALIPAVNALTSSMNLFKAFSAGNMVVAGFDLTALAAGVLFAVTAVIVSGKEAK from the coding sequence ATGAAGGAGAAATTCCGCCAGTCAATGGGCTGGCTGCACACATGGAGCGGGCTTATACTCGGCTGGCTGATATTTGTGATATTTTTCACAGGAACCCTGTCATATTTCCGTCATGAGATAACCCACTGGATGCAGCCGGAGACCCACGGGTCGGTAAAATTTGATCCTGCTGCCGTGGACAAGGCTGTGGACTACCTGAAAAATAACGCACCTGATGAAGCCGCAGGATGGCTGATCGCCCTGCCGGATGAGCGCACAAAAACCATAGAGGCATCCTGGCGTGTGCTCAGGATTGACCCGAAATACGGCATACGTCCCGAAATAACGCAGAACTTTCTTGATGCTTCCACAGGGGAAAACACAAACGCCCGCAAAACCCATGGCGGCGAATTTCTCTACCGTTTTCACATAGAGCTTTACGGCATGGACAAAACCCTCGGCCGCTGGATAATCGGCATAGCCACAATGGCACTGTTCATAGCCATAATCACCGGAATCATACTCCATAAGAGGATATTCAAGGATTTCTTCGTTTTCCGCGGGAACAAGGGTGTGCGTTCATGGATCGATGCTCACATATTCGCAGCGGTTCTTGCCCTGCCATACCATATAATGATCACCTATTCCGGTCTGCTTCTTCTGATGATGATACTTCTGCCGTGGAACACAGAGGAATTTCTGAGGGAATATAAAGAGATGCGCGCAAAAATGATGTCTCAGCCTGTTGAGGTTATCCCTTCCGATTATGAAGCGTATCCGCCCGTTTCCCTTGTTCCTCTCCTGAAAGACGCAGAGGAGAGGCTCGGCGAAAAAATCGGCAGGATATATATCAGCAATCCGGGCAGACGCAATATGACGGCTCAGCTTGTGCCTTCCAGAAGTGACAAAATCACTTACACGGACAGAAGCCGCAGCGCGGAAGCAGTAGTAAGCTACAACCTGCGCAACGGCAGGTTCTATGGAGAGATGACGAGTGAGCCTGTGTCAGCGGCTTATTCCATTTTCAATGCTTTCAGCACCCTTCATGTGGCGCGTTTTGCGGACACTTTCATGCGCTGGCTGTTTTTTATCTCAGGGGTGATGGGCACGGTGATGACCGCCACTGGACTCATAATCTGGACACAGAAGAAGGCAAAAGCCGCAGATAAACCGTTCGGGCGTAAGCTGGTTGAGGTGCTGAATATAGGCGGGATCACAGGCCTTGCCGCAGCCACAGCCGCCTACTTCTGGGCGAACAGGTTTGTGCCCGCTGCCGCTGAAAACCGTATGAGTCTTGAACTCTGGGCATTTTTCGGCGTGTGGGCGCTGACCTTCATCCACCCCGCAATACGGGACAGAAAAAAGGCATGGGTTGACCAGCTATGGCTCTGCGCCGGGCTGTACGCTCTCATTCCCGCAGTGAATGCCCTCACTTCGTCCATGAACCTCTTTAAGGCTTTCTCTGCCGGAAACATGGTCGTGGCGGGGTTTGATCTCACCGCACTTGCTGCCGGAGTTCTGTTTGCCGTCACCGCAGTAATAGTTTCCGGAAAGGAGGCGAAATAA
- a CDS encoding DUF3325 domain-containing protein: MFAGLITIALTFTGFSLIALAADKHRAQITDREFSPKLKPALMLAGWVLLIVSAVPCVQQYKISIGLTAWFGCMSVSGSVLVLMLAYIPRKVSISAAGAVPFAVLMFLIQVFL, encoded by the coding sequence ATGTTTGCAGGTCTTATCACCATTGCTCTCACCTTCACAGGGTTCAGCCTGATAGCCCTTGCCGCGGACAAGCACCGTGCGCAGATAACTGACAGAGAGTTCAGCCCTAAGCTGAAACCAGCCCTTATGCTCGCCGGGTGGGTTCTGCTTATTGTTTCCGCCGTACCCTGCGTTCAGCAGTATAAAATATCCATCGGACTCACAGCCTGGTTCGGCTGCATGAGTGTTTCCGGCAGTGTGCTTGTGCTCATGCTGGCCTATATTCCCCGAAAAGTTTCCATAAGCGCCGCAGGGGCAGTTCCCTTTGCCGTGCTTATGTTTCTGATACAGGTTTTCCTGTAG
- the cobI gene encoding precorrin-2 C(20)-methyltransferase gives MLIYGIGLGPGDPELVTVKAVKTLEKSDVVIVPQSDKTGRSIAGDIVKNYVPEEKILWYYFPMTGDKADLDTRYTALATEMEKLAAEGKTISYVTIGDTPVYSTFNYLRDKLKAKNIETKMIAGISAFSASANRMNLPLCEKDGSFCVAEMPDTDEELLELTRRFTSVVLMKVHKRLGVLTEFVRKNSLSEAYLFQRVTMEDEQIFNLLTEVPGESAGYLSTAILKA, from the coding sequence ATGCTTATTTACGGAATCGGTCTCGGACCGGGCGATCCTGAACTTGTTACGGTAAAGGCGGTTAAAACTCTGGAAAAATCAGATGTGGTCATAGTTCCCCAGTCCGATAAAACAGGGCGGAGCATAGCGGGCGACATAGTGAAAAACTATGTGCCGGAAGAAAAAATCCTCTGGTATTACTTCCCCATGACGGGAGATAAGGCTGATCTGGATACCAGATACACCGCCCTTGCCACAGAGATGGAAAAGCTGGCAGCGGAAGGAAAAACAATCAGCTACGTCACAATCGGCGATACGCCTGTTTACAGCACATTCAATTATCTGCGGGATAAGCTTAAGGCAAAAAATATAGAAACGAAAATGATAGCGGGAATCTCCGCTTTCTCCGCATCCGCAAACAGGATGAATCTGCCCCTGTGCGAGAAGGACGGCTCATTCTGCGTGGCTGAAATGCCGGATACCGATGAGGAACTCCTTGAGCTGACACGCCGCTTCACTTCCGTTGTGCTGATGAAGGTACATAAAAGGCTCGGAGTGCTTACGGAATTTGTGCGGAAAAACAGCCTCAGTGAGGCGTACCTTTTTCAGCGTGTGACAATGGAGGATGAACAGATCTTCAACCTGCTCACGGAAGTTCCCGGAGAATCAGCGGGGTATCTCTCCACAGCGATTTTAAAGGCTTAG
- the cbiR gene encoding cobamide remodeling phosphodiesterase CbiR, with the protein MRIAAPSFIKKADRITNVRFLQGLVDEVELLYMSSMYMGDEPDPAEVAELAATGMRFNVHMPYDIDLSVKENWSVIERFAELLKPLNAYTHTIHIQHQESFFRNLTEFARKSAVPLSVENGEDDAHLFSKLAGADAAICADLGHVLHYGGKVEDIIRRWSIDIGLIHLHGSDGMRDHQSLKHIDKKTLRLIKSFAELQDITVCVEVFEEEAFLESLDILLSL; encoded by the coding sequence ATGCGCATAGCGGCTCCGTCATTCATAAAAAAAGCTGACAGGATTACAAATGTCCGCTTCCTGCAAGGGCTTGTGGATGAGGTGGAGCTTTTGTATATGTCAAGCATGTACATGGGTGACGAACCCGATCCGGCGGAGGTGGCGGAACTTGCGGCGACCGGGATGCGGTTTAATGTGCATATGCCTTATGACATTGATCTTTCCGTAAAGGAAAACTGGTCTGTGATAGAACGGTTTGCTGAGCTTCTCAAACCGCTGAACGCATACACGCACACGATCCATATTCAGCATCAGGAGAGTTTTTTCAGGAACCTCACAGAGTTTGCAAGGAAATCAGCCGTACCCCTGTCTGTTGAAAACGGAGAGGATGATGCGCATCTTTTCAGCAAACTGGCGGGAGCAGATGCGGCAATATGCGCCGATTTGGGGCATGTTCTCCATTACGGCGGAAAAGTTGAGGATATAATCAGGCGCTGGAGCATCGACATAGGCCTCATTCACCTGCACGGCTCCGACGGAATGCGTGACCATCAGAGCCTGAAGCACATAGACAAGAAAACGCTCCGCCTGATTAAAAGCTTTGCGGAGCTTCAGGACATCACAGTCTGCGTTGAGGTTTTTGAGGAAGAAGCCTTCCTTGAATCCCTTGATATTCTACTAAGCCTTTAA
- the cbiB gene encoding adenosylcobinamide-phosphate synthase CbiB, with translation MTQFISLNLVSAAIAFFLDDIFGDPRTGLHPVVLMGRLNRFLEKYLYGLGFAGGVILTAVSAALWTSAAAVLLHFAYGFHVYAFVLLNSVIIYTAVSAKSMKQHAMRVYEPLTAGDLPSAGHELSMIVSRDTQGMDEAAVVKSAVESVSENYTDGVLSPLLYAVFGGGAGAVFFKAVSTLDSMIGYKNEKYINFGRFAARLDDVLNFIPARLSVLIIAFSAPFCGMSMKNTLKTALKYRLAHDSPNSAHSMSAFAGALNLRLGGSVSYFGRVKDKPFMGDGTGEPAPEKIKEAVKLFETAAVFAVALCVAVYFVLRYYGGCPLACA, from the coding sequence GTGACGCAGTTTATCAGCCTTAATCTTGTTTCCGCCGCCATAGCATTTTTTCTGGATGATATTTTCGGCGATCCGAGAACAGGGCTCCACCCTGTTGTCCTCATGGGCAGACTTAACAGATTTCTGGAAAAATACCTGTACGGACTTGGGTTTGCGGGCGGAGTGATCTTAACTGCCGTTTCCGCTGCGTTGTGGACATCTGCCGCTGCGGTTCTGCTGCACTTTGCATACGGCTTTCATGTGTACGCGTTTGTTTTGTTAAACTCAGTCATCATATACACAGCCGTAAGCGCAAAATCCATGAAGCAGCATGCAATGAGGGTTTATGAACCGCTCACGGCGGGCGATCTCCCCTCAGCCGGGCATGAACTGTCCATGATAGTAAGCCGTGATACCCAAGGGATGGATGAGGCGGCGGTTGTGAAATCCGCAGTGGAATCAGTGTCCGAAAACTATACCGACGGCGTGCTTTCACCCCTTTTATACGCTGTTTTCGGAGGCGGTGCGGGGGCTGTTTTCTTCAAGGCTGTCAGTACGCTGGACTCCATGATCGGCTATAAAAACGAAAAATATATAAATTTCGGCAGGTTCGCCGCCCGTCTTGATGATGTGCTTAATTTCATTCCGGCGAGGCTTTCCGTGCTGATAATCGCTTTTTCAGCCCCTTTCTGCGGCATGAGTATGAAAAACACTCTGAAAACTGCCCTGAAATACAGGCTTGCCCATGACAGCCCAAATTCCGCGCACTCCATGTCTGCCTTTGCCGGAGCCCTGAATCTTCGTCTCGGCGGTTCTGTATCATATTTCGGCAGGGTTAAGGACAAGCCATTCATGGGGGACGGAACAGGGGAGCCTGCGCCGGAGAAGATAAAAGAGGCGGTAAAGCTGTTTGAAACTGCGGCGGTGTTTGCCGTTGCCCTGTGTGTTGCCGTTTACTTCGTGCTGAGGTATTACGGCGGGTGTCCGCTGGCATGCGCATAG
- a CDS encoding aminotransferase class I/II-fold pyridoxal phosphate-dependent enzyme, with amino-acid sequence MKQGKHGGDIYKAAAELNVSPAEIRDYSGNVSHIQPKCLSGLNLPELISVLPEPESRTLRSAYAASIGVNPENICVTAGTTEAIEKICRIFSGKRAHIALPAYSDYEYFCRMYGVSVKTHPLLAPAVLSFICNPGNPTGRTTARNDLLALINDNPQTMFVVDESYMPFHVNEPDFTLKNCLYDNLAVLRSFSKIFGVPGLRLGFVISGNTGLIEKISGFMPPWSVNSVAQAAGMLLLNEDTAGTAAKTAKLKKAFLPELDRFGWLEPLESDVNFILCRLHGVSSGDVFSKCFRQKVLIRDCANFTGLEGEHIRFSVRGDMRPLIDALENVL; translated from the coding sequence GTGAAGCAGGGAAAACACGGCGGAGACATATATAAAGCGGCGGCAGAACTTAATGTGTCTCCGGCAGAAATAAGAGACTACAGCGGGAATGTGAGCCATATTCAGCCGAAGTGCCTCAGCGGGCTTAACCTGCCTGAGCTTATTTCAGTTCTGCCTGAGCCTGAATCCCGCACACTGAGAAGTGCGTACGCCGCTTCCATTGGGGTGAATCCTGAGAATATCTGCGTGACGGCGGGTACTACGGAAGCCATCGAAAAGATATGCCGTATATTTTCGGGCAAAAGGGCACATATTGCGCTCCCTGCCTACTCCGATTATGAGTATTTCTGCCGTATGTACGGAGTCAGTGTGAAGACCCATCCTCTGCTCGCTCCGGCGGTTCTCAGCTTTATCTGTAATCCTGGCAACCCCACAGGGCGCACAACAGCCCGCAATGACCTGCTGGCGCTGATAAATGACAACCCGCAGACGATGTTTGTGGTTGATGAATCCTATATGCCTTTCCATGTTAATGAGCCTGATTTCACGCTGAAAAACTGTCTTTATGACAATCTCGCCGTTCTGCGGTCATTCTCCAAAATCTTCGGTGTGCCGGGGCTGAGGCTCGGTTTTGTTATTTCAGGCAATACAGGGCTTATCGAAAAAATCAGCGGGTTTATGCCTCCCTGGAGCGTGAACAGCGTTGCTCAGGCTGCGGGTATGCTCCTTTTGAATGAAGACACCGCCGGAACAGCCGCCAAAACAGCAAAACTCAAGAAGGCTTTTCTCCCTGAGCTTGACAGGTTCGGCTGGCTGGAGCCTCTGGAATCGGACGTGAACTTCATACTCTGCCGTCTGCACGGGGTGAGCTCCGGGGACGTTTTCAGCAAATGTTTCCGCCAGAAGGTGCTTATCCGTGACTGCGCCAATTTCACCGGGCTTGAGGGTGAGCATATACGCTTTTCTGTGCGGGGAGATATGCGGCCTTTGATCGATGCTCTGGAGAATGTGCTGTGA
- a CDS encoding bifunctional adenosylcobinamide kinase/adenosylcobinamide-phosphate guanylyltransferase produces the protein MITLITGGAGTGKTSYALKLAEKYSKKAYIATAEVTDSEMGLKIEKHRQERDETHTTYEEPLELDEALTEAAEENDIIVLDCLTFWINNLLYYKKPAAEYTERFLRALKNCGKPVIIITNEVSTGVVPAEKLTREYVRLTAAANRQTADEADRVILMVAGQPLYVKGEK, from the coding sequence ATGATCACACTGATAACGGGCGGCGCGGGAACGGGCAAAACATCCTATGCCCTTAAGCTTGCTGAAAAGTATTCTAAAAAAGCCTATATCGCAACAGCGGAAGTGACCGACAGCGAAATGGGGCTCAAAATAGAAAAACACAGACAGGAAAGGGACGAAACCCACACCACTTACGAGGAGCCTCTGGAGCTTGATGAGGCACTCACAGAGGCGGCAGAGGAAAATGATATAATTGTTCTGGACTGTCTGACTTTCTGGATCAATAATCTTCTGTATTACAAGAAACCTGCGGCTGAATATACCGAAAGGTTCCTGAGAGCGCTCAAGAATTGCGGCAAGCCCGTGATAATAATCACCAACGAGGTGAGCACAGGCGTTGTCCCCGCCGAGAAACTGACGAGGGAATATGTCCGTCTCACTGCGGCGGCAAACAGACAGACAGCGGACGAAGCGGACAGAGTAATACTGATGGTGGCGGGACAGCCGCTTTATGTTAAGGGGGAGAAATGA
- the cobT gene encoding nicotinate-nucleotide--dimethylbenzimidazole phosphoribosyltransferase, translated as MRLEQIITDIKESNKTVYEKARERTANLIMPPRAMGRLNDISEKLCAIYGTLKPVTDKRAVFVMAGDHGIAAKGVSAFPQEVTGQMMGAFMGGMATINALSNAAGARVFVTDAGTLHSMEDAVISENAEFFQRKTASGTKDFSAEPAMTAEQAKQCILAGYDVTSEQIRKHGLNLVATGDMGIGNTTPSSAIGSVITGETVEVMTGMGSGLTNERVLNKINLIKQGIEINKPNPKDGLDVLAKVGGFEIGAIAGTIIAAAHHRIPVVIDGIISTAGALIAACIAPKTLDYMIAGHVSEEPGHKLMLRHLGLVPVLDLGMRLGEGTGAVAAMQIIDLAAAVIRDVATFEEAAVSGKD; from the coding sequence ATGAGGCTTGAGCAGATAATCACAGACATAAAAGAGAGCAACAAGACGGTTTACGAAAAAGCCCGTGAGCGTACGGCAAACCTTATCATGCCGCCCAGAGCCATGGGCAGACTGAATGATATATCCGAAAAGCTCTGCGCAATTTACGGCACATTAAAACCTGTTACTGATAAACGCGCTGTCTTCGTGATGGCGGGCGATCACGGCATAGCGGCTAAGGGGGTAAGCGCCTTCCCGCAGGAAGTGACAGGGCAGATGATGGGAGCCTTCATGGGCGGCATGGCGACTATAAACGCCCTATCCAACGCCGCCGGAGCCAGAGTTTTCGTGACTGATGCCGGAACGCTGCACTCCATGGAGGATGCGGTAATATCCGAGAACGCCGAATTTTTTCAGCGCAAAACCGCCTCCGGAACAAAGGACTTCTCCGCTGAACCCGCCATGACCGCTGAGCAGGCGAAACAGTGCATCCTCGCCGGGTATGACGTTACAAGCGAACAGATCAGAAAACACGGACTCAACCTTGTCGCCACAGGGGACATGGGTATAGGGAACACCACCCCCTCATCCGCAATCGGCAGCGTCATCACAGGTGAAACTGTGGAAGTGATGACAGGCATGGGCTCAGGTCTCACAAATGAAAGAGTCCTGAATAAAATAAACCTCATCAAACAGGGGATTGAGATAAACAAACCTAACCCCAAGGACGGGCTGGATGTTCTCGCCAAAGTCGGCGGGTTTGAGATAGGCGCCATAGCCGGAACAATAATCGCCGCTGCTCACCACAGAATCCCCGTTGTGATAGACGGTATAATCTCCACAGCAGGGGCGCTCATTGCGGCATGCATAGCTCCGAAAACCCTTGACTACATGATAGCGGGGCATGTTTCCGAAGAGCCGGGGCATAAGCTTATGCTCCGCCACCTCGGACTTGTGCCTGTGCTCGATCTCGGCATGAGGCTGGGGGAAGGCACAGGGGCTGTCGCCGCTATGCAGATAATCGATCTGGCCGCAGCGGTTATCCGTGATGTAGCCACCTTTGAGGAGGCGGCCGTCTCCGGCAAGGATTAA
- the cobS gene encoding adenosylcobinamide-GDP ribazoletransferase has product MMKGFIQALSFLTVIRIRTGGEYRPAAMIPHFALTGLFIGAGLWAVSHVTDGFFLRPVLMLVYLAAVTGALHLDGFIDTADALFSHRSRERKLEIMKDPHAGSMGIVAVVLLLLAKWSAFSQTGDVWLIAVIPAYARFAAVVGMLSLPYARREGLGKMFAEGAGKAALLQIIPFMIAVFWFSGLPFFLWFHLVFALCVFSVLFFYRFSLGGITGDLMGAMIEFTEAVLFILTAVHFIKT; this is encoded by the coding sequence ATGATGAAGGGCTTCATTCAGGCTTTATCCTTTCTCACCGTAATCAGAATACGCACAGGCGGGGAATACAGACCCGCCGCTATGATTCCGCACTTCGCGCTCACCGGGCTTTTTATCGGCGCCGGACTGTGGGCTGTATCTCATGTTACGGACGGCTTCTTTCTCCGCCCCGTGCTTATGCTCGTCTACCTCGCCGCTGTGACAGGGGCGCTCCATCTGGACGGGTTTATAGACACTGCGGATGCCCTCTTCTCCCACCGGAGCCGTGAGCGGAAGCTTGAGATTATGAAAGACCCTCACGCCGGTTCCATGGGGATAGTGGCTGTTGTGCTGCTGCTTCTCGCTAAATGGTCCGCCTTCTCGCAGACAGGAGATGTATGGCTCATAGCTGTAATCCCTGCATATGCGCGCTTCGCCGCGGTGGTCGGCATGCTCAGCCTCCCCTACGCCCGCAGGGAGGGTCTGGGAAAGATGTTTGCCGAAGGCGCTGGGAAAGCCGCTCTTTTGCAGATAATTCCGTTTATGATCGCCGTGTTCTGGTTCAGCGGTCTGCCGTTCTTCCTATGGTTTCATCTGGTGTTTGCTCTCTGCGTTTTCTCCGTCCTCTTTTTCTACCGTTTTTCCCTGGGCGGTATAACCGGAGACCTCATGGGCGCGATGATAGAATTTACCGAAGCGGTTTTATTCATCTTAACCGCTGTGCATTTCATAAAAACATAG
- a CDS encoding TonB-dependent receptor domain-containing protein yields the protein MNLRAKLRSLCALTLTAGAFAMPASAGETIQLESVVVTAAGYEQKIKDAPASISVITREELDRKPYITLLDAVRDIEGIDIGETVDKTGQGTISIRGMGSDYTLVMIDGKRQSNIGDIYPNSFGGNQFNHIPPLDMIERIEVIRGPMSTLYGADAMGGVINIITKKVADRWTGSATFSRNFQEDSGFGDDTTQSFSIMGPIIAGKIGVSLYGSIFDREESAPALESVTAPDGVTYDRTLGFGGWGKTAENKTWNLGVGVTFTPNKAHTIKVDYDTSNQEYDNTESNLGTVDSIETIWRNQRVGYHETMKFRRDQWSVTHNADWNLGKSELRLSYVETANEGRSMPLTASERLLVQDLKTAYPASSYEAFLSQLSADERAAFLALFPRADRPLETRQYTLDAKYELPLGAHHIIFGGQYIDAEMEDGVFGLKDGSYDAGTVQEHRQWSLFAEDSWKALQFLTLTGGLRYDHHNEFGGHLSPRVYAVVDINDEWAVKGGVSTGYKAPKASDLYAGITGFGGQGTSPWVGNPDLKPETSVNSELAVYWEAKAGHSFNATVFMNKFEDKIASGETIIVDFGDGWDQIGSGYTTYRQKRNLDEAEIKGLEVAGKVQLPYGLSFRANYTYTDSEITKGDEKGKPLTDTAEHMANATLDWYANPKLMLFLNANYSGERTGGTYTLNGVSHEFKYKKSLLFHLGGSLKLSENVTFNARVNNLLDKDFSKYKVIYNDANSNGSYADSGDITYLNDYNVIQKARSYWASVNVKF from the coding sequence ATGAATTTACGTGCCAAACTGCGCAGCTTATGCGCACTGACGCTGACAGCAGGCGCTTTTGCGATGCCGGCATCAGCCGGGGAAACAATCCAGCTTGAATCTGTGGTGGTTACCGCCGCAGGCTACGAGCAGAAAATCAAGGATGCTCCCGCCAGCATTTCTGTTATCACAAGGGAGGAGCTGGACAGAAAGCCCTATATCACCCTTCTTGACGCTGTAAGGGACATAGAAGGGATCGACATAGGCGAAACAGTGGACAAGACCGGACAGGGAACCATCAGCATAAGGGGTATGGGGTCGGATTACACCCTTGTGATGATCGACGGCAAACGCCAGAGCAACATAGGGGATATATACCCCAACAGTTTCGGCGGCAACCAGTTTAACCATATTCCGCCTCTTGACATGATAGAGAGAATCGAGGTTATCAGAGGCCCCATGTCAACCCTTTACGGTGCGGATGCCATGGGCGGCGTAATTAACATCATAACCAAGAAAGTTGCTGACCGCTGGACAGGTTCGGCAACTTTCAGCCGCAACTTTCAGGAAGATTCAGGCTTCGGTGACGACACCACCCAGAGTTTCAGCATAATGGGCCCCATTATAGCAGGTAAAATAGGTGTAAGCCTTTACGGAAGCATATTTGACCGTGAGGAATCAGCTCCTGCCCTTGAATCAGTAACAGCCCCCGACGGAGTGACATATGACCGCACACTGGGCTTCGGCGGATGGGGCAAAACCGCGGAAAACAAAACATGGAACCTCGGTGTCGGTGTTACTTTCACTCCGAACAAGGCACACACTATAAAGGTTGACTACGATACATCCAATCAGGAATATGACAACACTGAAAGCAACCTAGGAACAGTGGACAGCATAGAAACCATATGGAGAAACCAGCGTGTCGGCTACCACGAAACAATGAAGTTCAGGCGCGACCAGTGGTCTGTTACCCATAATGCGGACTGGAACCTCGGCAAGAGCGAACTGAGGCTTTCCTATGTGGAAACAGCAAACGAAGGGCGCTCCATGCCCCTCACCGCGTCAGAGCGTCTTCTTGTGCAGGATCTTAAAACTGCTTATCCCGCAAGCAGCTATGAAGCTTTCCTTTCTCAGCTTTCAGCGGACGAAAGAGCAGCCTTCTTAGCCCTCTTTCCCCGCGCGGACAGACCCCTTGAAACACGCCAGTACACTCTGGACGCAAAATACGAACTGCCTCTGGGAGCACACCACATAATATTCGGCGGTCAGTATATTGATGCCGAGATGGAGGACGGAGTTTTCGGACTCAAGGACGGAAGCTACGATGCGGGTACAGTGCAGGAACACCGCCAGTGGTCGCTCTTTGCGGAAGACAGCTGGAAGGCTCTTCAATTTCTTACCCTCACAGGCGGACTTCGCTATGACCACCACAACGAATTCGGCGGTCACTTAAGCCCGCGTGTGTATGCTGTTGTTGATATTAACGATGAATGGGCTGTAAAAGGCGGCGTAAGCACAGGCTACAAAGCACCCAAAGCCAGCGATCTCTATGCGGGAATAACAGGTTTCGGCGGTCAGGGCACAAGCCCGTGGGTCGGCAATCCGGATCTCAAGCCGGAAACAAGCGTAAACAGCGAGCTTGCCGTCTACTGGGAAGCCAAAGCCGGACACAGCTTCAACGCGACTGTCTTCATGAACAAGTTTGAAGATAAAATAGCCTCAGGAGAAACCATAATTGTTGATTTCGGTGACGGCTGGGATCAGATAGGCAGCGGCTACACTACATACAGACAGAAGCGCAACCTTGATGAGGCTGAGATAAAAGGTCTTGAGGTAGCAGGAAAGGTTCAGCTTCCTTACGGGCTTTCTTTCAGAGCTAACTACACTTATACGGATTCTGAAATCACAAAAGGCGATGAAAAAGGCAAACCCCTCACCGATACGGCTGAGCATATGGCAAATGCTACCCTTGACTGGTATGCAAACCCGAAACTTATGCTTTTCCTGAATGCCAACTACAGCGGCGAGAGAACAGGCGGAACATACACCCTGAACGGTGTAAGCCACGAGTTCAAGTACAAGAAATCTCTCCTTTTTCATCTGGGAGGCTCGCTTAAACTTTCCGAAAACGTGACATTCAACGCCCGTGTGAACAACCTGCTTGATAAAGATTTCAGCAAGTACAAAGTCATCTACAACGATGCCAACTCAAACGGAAGCTATGCAGACTCAGGCGACATCACATATCTGAACGACTATAACGTAATCCAGAAAGCGCGCAGCTACTGGGCATCAGTAAACGTAAAATTCTAA
- a CDS encoding DUF3649 domain-containing protein, with translation MTSYSGLKYRLETASRIFLAIVGGYILSAFAAIWITRLVPFEARYASITGNMLFFIIYTCAVIWTFANIKTIKAWLGICIPAAVLGGLLLLPWSGQ, from the coding sequence ATGACCAGCTATTCAGGACTAAAATACAGGCTTGAAACAGCCTCCCGTATTTTTCTGGCAATCGTGGGCGGGTACATACTTTCCGCATTTGCCGCAATATGGATCACACGCCTTGTTCCATTTGAGGCCAGATACGCCTCAATAACAGGCAACATGCTGTTTTTTATCATCTACACATGCGCGGTGATATGGACTTTTGCAAATATTAAAACAATTAAAGCATGGCTGGGGATCTGCATTCCCGCCGCTGTTCTGGGCGGTCTGCTCCTGCTTCCGTGGAGCGGGCAATGA